The proteins below come from a single Eubacterium limosum genomic window:
- a CDS encoding lantibiotic immunity ABC transporter MutE/EpiE family permease subunit → MLNLMKAENLKFKRTFSRKLIFLGPLGLILLSFTFGFGYYQINAFNWWYTLIYPGCIALFAALSNQKDGNKKLKYQNLYTVPVDLRDSWLAKMGVTAFYVLMSCGVVLLGIILGTGIKSFFWQGTTLPLSDTILPMILGMAVVFLTSVWEIPLCFILAKKLGFLGAVLLNVGVGTVGGVILAEQGFWFMIPYSWTPRAMCPVLGIRPNNLLVEPGSPLLDMSVVPVAIVLSLVLCAALTLLCVRWFSKKEAA, encoded by the coding sequence ATGCTGAATCTGATGAAGGCAGAAAATTTGAAATTCAAACGCACTTTCAGCCGTAAGCTGATTTTTCTGGGGCCTCTGGGGCTCATACTTCTGAGCTTTACCTTTGGTTTTGGTTACTATCAGATCAATGCTTTTAACTGGTGGTATACGCTGATCTACCCGGGCTGTATCGCGCTGTTCGCGGCGCTCTCCAACCAGAAGGACGGGAATAAAAAGCTTAAATATCAGAACCTGTACACCGTGCCTGTCGATCTCAGGGATTCTTGGCTGGCTAAAATGGGCGTCACCGCTTTTTATGTCCTGATGTCCTGCGGCGTGGTGCTCCTGGGGATTATTCTGGGTACCGGAATCAAAAGTTTTTTCTGGCAGGGGACAACCCTGCCGCTCTCAGACACTATTTTACCCATGATATTGGGGATGGCGGTGGTCTTTCTGACCAGTGTGTGGGAGATTCCCCTTTGCTTTATACTCGCTAAAAAGCTTGGCTTTTTGGGGGCAGTGCTGCTCAATGTCGGTGTGGGGACCGTTGGCGGTGTCATACTGGCGGAACAGGGCTTCTGGTTTATGATCCCATACTCATGGACACCCCGGGCGATGTGCCCGGTACTGGGCATCAGGCCGAATAACCTGCTGGTGGAGCCCGGAAGCCCTCTGCTTGACATGAGCGTGGTTCCAGTGGCGATCGTGCTGTCCCTGGTACTGTGCGCAGCCCTGACACTTCTCTGTGTGCGCTGGTTCAGCAAAAAGGAGGCGGCATAA
- a CDS encoding HAMP domain-containing sensor histidine kinase: protein MAMREHSKKISRIILTYACLLVLSFVVVLAMAAGALAEIITSDQFVPANTVENAIRDQKEAIQAAEPFDASLVPAGSRYALISHDGQVLDTDMDQKMLAEAREYAQRGQNLFGDRFYYQIPRDDGVCVLQYYIKASYKDEALNQKLPSPERLMNAVIITAAALYILVVFLATRAFSKRLKNELAPLMEATNAIRNQDLEYRAGPSGIWEFNQVLSSMDDMRLALKESLQKQWREEQEKKEQISALAHDIKTPLTIIKGNSELLTEDNLNEEQAECVRYIHDNAEVIEEYTRLLMEVSQDRAAWNLNAESIPAAAFMERIKKQAEGYTAGRQIHLYFDTEHLPEAFFGDSGLLNRAVMNIIANGADYTPEGGSLSLKAEGDSSVLSITVTDGGPGFSAHALKNAVHKFYMGDKSRSAQKHYGMGLYITDSIIRQHGGSLRLENDAQTGHGRVVIKLPLKDFCHRFVKIRVYTGHKEA from the coding sequence ATGGCAATGAGAGAGCACTCTAAAAAGATCAGCCGGATTATTCTGACCTATGCCTGCCTGCTCGTCTTATCCTTTGTGGTAGTGCTGGCTATGGCGGCCGGCGCTCTGGCTGAGATTATCACATCGGATCAGTTCGTCCCGGCCAATACGGTGGAGAACGCGATCAGGGATCAGAAGGAGGCCATCCAGGCCGCGGAGCCCTTTGATGCGTCCCTTGTCCCGGCGGGGAGCCGCTACGCGCTTATCAGCCACGATGGTCAGGTGCTTGATACCGACATGGATCAGAAAATGCTGGCAGAGGCCCGGGAGTATGCCCAGAGAGGCCAGAACCTCTTTGGCGATCGGTTTTATTACCAGATTCCCCGAGACGATGGGGTTTGTGTCCTTCAATACTATATCAAGGCCTCCTATAAGGACGAAGCCCTAAACCAGAAGCTTCCCTCTCCGGAGCGACTGATGAATGCGGTTATCATTACGGCGGCGGCACTCTATATTCTGGTGGTTTTTTTAGCGACCAGAGCATTCAGCAAACGCCTGAAAAACGAGCTGGCTCCGCTTATGGAGGCCACAAATGCCATCCGGAATCAGGATCTGGAATACAGAGCCGGCCCATCCGGTATATGGGAGTTTAACCAGGTGCTCAGCTCCATGGATGATATGCGCCTTGCCCTGAAGGAATCACTTCAGAAACAGTGGCGTGAGGAGCAGGAAAAGAAAGAGCAGATCAGCGCGCTGGCCCATGATATCAAGACGCCGCTGACCATTATAAAAGGAAACAGCGAGCTGCTCACAGAGGACAACCTGAATGAGGAGCAGGCCGAGTGTGTTCGTTATATCCACGATAACGCAGAGGTCATTGAGGAGTACACACGCCTTTTGATGGAGGTGTCGCAGGACAGGGCAGCCTGGAACCTGAACGCAGAGAGCATTCCGGCCGCGGCTTTTATGGAGCGGATAAAAAAACAGGCCGAGGGCTATACGGCCGGGAGGCAGATTCACCTGTACTTTGACACTGAGCACCTGCCAGAAGCCTTTTTCGGCGACAGCGGACTGCTGAACCGGGCGGTGATGAACATCATCGCCAACGGCGCCGACTATACGCCAGAGGGCGGCAGCCTCAGCCTTAAGGCAGAGGGAGACAGCAGTGTGCTCTCCATAACCGTCACAGATGGTGGGCCAGGGTTCAGCGCACACGCGCTCAAAAACGCGGTCCATAAATTTTACATGGGTGACAAAAGCAGAAGCGCCCAAAAACACTATGGTATGGGGCTCTACATTACAGACAGCATTATCAGGCAGCATGGCGGCAGCCTGCGCCTGGAGAATGATGCCCAGACTGGCCATGGGAGAGTGGTGATAAAACTTCCGTTAAAGGATTTTTGTCATCGTTTTGTCAAAATTAGGGTGTATACTGGTCATAAGGAAGCTTAA
- a CDS encoding lantibiotic immunity ABC transporter MutG family permease subunit encodes MKSFFRSLKAESLKIKHTPLLWLHLIIPLVGVCLFLFYSVLSAWSTEVLLTFYFEALALAFPMLIGIVCGMAASQEEQAGGFQNMLGVLPSRLVPFLSKFGFLAVLGLGALVAAVGLYGAGFALLPGQQAVPALLYLKLAGALFASNLFLYLLHLWISLRFGKGASISVGVAGSLVAALMLTGLGEGIWYFIPWGWGVRFCDMAVIKALTAPAPEGLAFIQNENTVGWLAVGCATLFLFALCLLWFKRWEGRSASE; translated from the coding sequence ATGAAAAGCTTTTTCAGGTCTTTGAAGGCCGAATCCCTTAAAATAAAACACACGCCCCTATTGTGGCTGCACCTGATCATCCCCCTTGTGGGGGTGTGCCTTTTTCTTTTTTACAGTGTACTGTCGGCATGGAGCACTGAGGTTTTGTTGACCTTCTATTTCGAGGCGCTGGCCCTGGCCTTTCCGATGCTTATCGGGATTGTCTGCGGCATGGCGGCCTCCCAGGAGGAGCAGGCCGGTGGTTTCCAGAACATGCTCGGCGTGCTGCCGTCCAGGCTGGTTCCGTTTTTGAGCAAGTTTGGTTTCCTCGCCGTTCTGGGGCTTGGCGCGCTGGTCGCGGCTGTCGGCCTTTACGGAGCAGGCTTTGCCCTGCTGCCGGGCCAGCAGGCTGTACCGGCACTGCTCTATCTGAAGCTGGCAGGCGCTCTGTTTGCCTCTAATTTATTTTTATATTTACTCCATCTCTGGATCAGCCTGCGCTTTGGCAAGGGCGCGTCCATTTCTGTGGGGGTTGCCGGTTCGCTGGTAGCGGCGCTGATGCTGACAGGCCTCGGGGAAGGAATCTGGTATTTTATTCCCTGGGGATGGGGCGTGCGCTTCTGCGACATGGCTGTTATAAAAGCCCTGACAGCCCCGGCACCGGAAGGACTCGCGTTTATCCAGAACGAAAACACCGTGGGATGGCTGGCTGTCGGCTGCGCCACCTTGTTCCTTTTTGCGCTCTGTCTGCTCTGGTTTAAGCGTTGGGAGGGGAGAAGCGCCAGCGAATAA
- a CDS encoding response regulator transcription factor, translating into MEKMLIADDNRQITAVLTAYARKEGFEPVVAYDGEEALAAYRREAPAVILLDVMMPKLDGFEVCRQIREESAVPIIMITARGEDFEKIMGLDIGADDYIVKPFSGGEVMARVRAILRRLSRDGGARLQFFSYKGLTIDLDTYTTTVDGEVIPLTKKETELLWTLAANRQKVFSRDNLLDAVWGYDYYGDNRTVDSHIRRLRAKLDKRDHSGWSIATIWGVGYRFEVNDGEA; encoded by the coding sequence ATGGAAAAAATGCTGATCGCGGATGATAACAGGCAGATAACAGCAGTGCTCACAGCCTACGCGCGCAAGGAGGGCTTTGAGCCTGTCGTTGCCTATGACGGTGAGGAGGCCCTTGCTGCCTACAGGCGGGAGGCTCCGGCGGTTATCCTGCTGGATGTGATGATGCCAAAGCTTGACGGCTTTGAGGTTTGCAGACAAATACGGGAGGAATCAGCCGTTCCGATCATTATGATAACAGCCCGGGGCGAAGACTTCGAGAAAATCATGGGGCTGGACATCGGGGCGGATGATTATATCGTCAAGCCCTTTTCCGGCGGAGAGGTCATGGCACGGGTGCGGGCCATTTTACGGCGACTGTCCCGGGACGGCGGGGCCAGGCTCCAGTTTTTCAGCTACAAGGGCCTGACCATTGACCTGGACACCTATACGACGACTGTGGACGGCGAAGTAATACCGCTGACTAAAAAGGAGACAGAGCTGCTCTGGACCCTTGCCGCTAACCGGCAGAAGGTCTTTTCACGGGATAACCTGCTGGACGCTGTCTGGGGCTATGACTATTACGGTGATAACCGCACCGTCGATTCCCATATCCGGCGCCTGCGGGCCAAGCTGGACAAGAGGGACCACTCCGGGTGGAGCATCGCGACGATCTGGGGTGTGGGTTACCGTTTCGAGGTGAACGATGGGGAAGCGTAG
- a CDS encoding response regulator transcription factor — MARILAVDDEKGILNLVKRVLEKDGHQVKTLSDPAALSMNGLEAFDLILLDVMMPGTDGFTLCRELRDNVDCPILFLTAKTMEKDIMYGLGIGGDDYITKPFGNGELRARVAAHLRREKREKRSVLGLDGIRFNLGAHEMMIGEQKVSLTKSEYAICEFLARSHGQVFSKEQIYEAVYGYEGEGDSAAIAEHVKNIRAKLSVYGCAPIETVWGIGYKWQ, encoded by the coding sequence ATGGCAAGAATATTGGCAGTCGACGATGAAAAAGGCATTTTAAATCTGGTGAAGCGTGTGCTGGAAAAGGATGGTCATCAGGTGAAGACCCTGTCCGACCCGGCAGCGCTTTCCATGAACGGGCTGGAAGCCTTTGATCTCATCCTTCTGGATGTGATGATGCCCGGAACTGACGGCTTTACCCTCTGCCGGGAGCTTCGGGACAATGTGGACTGTCCCATCCTTTTTCTGACAGCCAAAACCATGGAAAAGGATATTATGTACGGTCTGGGGATCGGCGGTGATGATTACATCACAAAGCCCTTTGGCAATGGCGAGCTGAGGGCCAGGGTGGCGGCCCATCTGCGGCGTGAAAAGCGTGAAAAGCGAAGCGTACTGGGCCTGGACGGCATAAGGTTTAACCTCGGCGCCCATGAGATGATGATCGGAGAGCAGAAGGTATCTCTGACCAAAAGCGAGTACGCCATCTGTGAATTTCTGGCCAGAAGCCATGGCCAGGTCTTTTCCAAGGAGCAGATCTACGAGGCGGTGTACGGCTATGAGGGCGAGGGAGACAGCGCTGCCATCGCGGAGCATGTCAAAAATATCCGGGCAAAGCTGAGCGTTTATGGCTGCGCCCCCATCGAGACTGTCTGGGGGATTGGGTATAAATGGCAATGA
- a CDS encoding lantibiotic protection ABC transporter ATP-binding protein, whose amino-acid sequence MTEYLLETRALSKSFKKTEAVKKLNLRVRKNTIYGLLGPNGAGKSTTLKMMTGMLRPTAGEIIFNGHSWSRKDLENMGVLIEWPPLYDNLTAEENLKVRTTLLGLPEKRIGQVLKLVDLKNTGSKRAGQFSMGMKQRLGIALALLGNPKLLILDEPTNGLDPIGIQELRELIRSFPKHGITVILSSHILSEVELMADDIGIISDGVLGYQSKIHKGEDLEALFMQVVKNSRAQEEGDTSC is encoded by the coding sequence ATGACTGAATATTTGTTGGAAACACGGGCTCTGAGCAAGAGCTTTAAGAAAACAGAGGCTGTCAAAAAACTAAACCTCAGGGTAAGAAAAAATACGATTTACGGCCTTCTGGGCCCCAATGGGGCGGGCAAGTCCACCACGCTTAAGATGATGACCGGTATGCTGCGCCCCACCGCTGGAGAGATCATTTTTAACGGGCACAGCTGGTCCAGAAAGGATCTTGAAAACATGGGTGTCCTGATCGAATGGCCGCCCCTTTACGACAATCTGACGGCTGAGGAGAACCTGAAGGTCCGCACAACCCTGCTGGGTCTTCCTGAGAAGCGGATCGGGCAGGTGCTGAAACTTGTTGACCTCAAGAATACAGGCAGCAAGCGCGCCGGGCAGTTTTCCATGGGGATGAAACAGCGGCTGGGGATTGCCCTGGCGCTGCTGGGAAACCCGAAGCTGCTGATTCTGGATGAGCCGACCAATGGTCTGGACCCCATCGGAATCCAGGAGCTGCGTGAGCTGATCCGTTCTTTTCCAAAGCACGGGATTACAGTGATACTGTCGAGCCATATCCTTTCAGAGGTTGAGCTCATGGCCGATGATATCGGCATTATCAGCGACGGCGTGCTGGGCTACCAGTCAAAAATTCATAAAGGCGAGGACCTGGAGGCTTTGTTTATGCAGGTCGTTAAAAACAGCCGCGCGCAGGAGGAGGGCGACACATCATGCTGA